From the Pirellulales bacterium genome, the window TTCGAAACGTACGGCGTGACGGGCGTGGCGCTGATTTCGTTTATCGTGCTTGCAATTCCCGTGGCCCAGTCTGACCTGCAAGCCAAGCTGATCGTGTGGATTTTCGCCATGCGGTTCTTGATGGATTTCATGTCAGGCGTGTCGTACTTCATCAACCAGACGATCTCCGAGAGGCAATATCGCGGGTTGAAGGAATTCAACTTCGAAGTTCCGCTGACCCGTCTGATCTGGATCGCAGCTACATTGTGCATCACCACGTCATTCTTCATGAGCTGGTTGCTTATCGGCGACCTGGTCGTTGCGGACAAGCCGATGCCGACCCTGTGGTGGCAGTTGGCCTCGATCATCAGTTGCGGCACGTTGGCTGCGGTGCTGATTCCCGAGTTCACCAAGGTGTTTACGAGCTCGCACTCGAAGCACGTTCACGAAATCGTCACAGCCTCGCGTGAAGGTGGCGCTTCGCTGACAATTCTCTCCGGCATGGTGGCCGGTTACTTCAGTGCGTTCTGGATGGGACTGCTGATTGCGGGCCTGATGGGCGGTGCGTTCTTCGTCAGCCAACAAGGGCTCGACAGCATTATGCAAGTGGCCCTGTTTGGCCCGGACGCGCCGCTCGTGGGCGTCGGCTCGATTTTTGCCTTCGGCCTCGTGGCGTTCGGCTTCCTGTGCATGGGGCCGGTCACGATCGCGGTCGATAGCTATGGCCCGGTGACGGACAATGCCCAATCGGTGTTCGAACTATCGCAGATCGAATCGATCCCGGGCATTAAGGAGAAGATCAAATCCCAGTTCGGCTTTACTCCCGACTTCGAAGGGGGCAAGCACTATCTAGAAGCTAACGACTCGGCCGGTAATACGTTCAAGGCCACGGCCAAGCCGGTGCTCATCGGTACGGCCGTTGTCGGTGCCACGACGATGATCTTTTCGATCATCCTCATGTTAGGTAAGGCCGGGCTGCTGCACATCAGCTTGACCGACGCCCCCGTGTTGCTGGGCTTCATCTGCGGCGGGGCCGTGATCTTCTGGTTCTCGGGCGCCTCGATGCAGGCCGTGACGACCGGTGCCTACCGGGCCGTGGAATTCATCAAGAAGAACCTCGACCTCAATAAGACCGAGGCCGATATCGAGGACTCGAAGACCGTTGTTCGCATCTGCACGCAGTATGCCCAGAGCGGCATGTGGAATATCTTCATCGCCTTGATGTCGATTACTCTGGCTTTTGCCTTCTTCGATCCGAACTTCTTTGTCGCCTACCTGATCGCGATTGCCGTGTTCGGCCTGTTCCAAGCCATTTCGATGGCTAACACGGGCGGATCGTGGGACAATGCCAAGAAGTACGTCGAAGTCGACTTGCGTGAAAAGGGAACCCCGCTGCACGCCGCGACCGTTGTCGGCGATACCGTGGGCGATCCGTTCAAGGACACCACGTCGGTGGCGTTGAATCCGATCATCAAGTTCTCGACTCTGTTCGGCTTGCTGGCGGTCGAGATCGCTGTCGAGATGAAGGAAGCCGCGCATACTAAGGGGACGCAAGACTACACGCCGGTCGTGGGCGCGGTCATGCTCGTCATTGCCTTGGTCTTCGTCTGGCGATCGTTCTACTCGATGCGGATTCCGCAGAAGCCGGGTGCGAAGGCCCACTAACGAACGACTTGCCTCGGCGAGAATCTGTAATTCAAGCGGCCAGGCTCGAAAGGTGAGCCTGGCCGCTTTTTTTGCGCGCTTCAGCTCAATGCCAGATCGTAAGGCCAGACTCTCGTCGAGTAGGGGGGCACTAGGGGCGCCACGGCCTTCTAAAAAATACTGGTGCCCAGAGGGCACCCTACGAATCGCCTGCGGACGTACGATCACTCGCCGTCGGGAAAGACGAGCGTCAGCGATTGCAGGACGAGGAAGATTCCCAGCACGCCCAGAATCAGATAAGGGGCGTAGCCAAAAAACGCGTTGCCCGTGATCTTTGCGAGCGCCGCGGCCACGAGCAGCAAGACCAGCGACGCCAATAGCAGGCCGCAGCCAACCGACGTCATCGTTCCTTTGAACGTGCCGTGCTCGGAGTGCTCTTCGTCATGAAGCTCGATCGTGCGACCCTTGGCCAGGCTACGCGCGATGGCTTCGGTCAACTCGACGTCGCGGCAAGCATCGGACCAGGTGGGGAGCGCTGGTTGCGCCGCGATCGCGTTTTGAAATTCGTCGAGGGCCGCCGCAACTGGATCCCAGGCCGGAAAAGATTCATGCGAGGTTTGGCCGCCCGTGACAATCTCCAACTCGGTCGGTTCGCCGGCATGCGCGAGGGCCAGAGACGCCTTTCCTTTATTACCGCGTATGACAATTGCCGCCCCTGCGCCGTGATCGGCAGAACCAACGCTCCACCGTGCCAACACGCTGCCGGAACCGGTAAGTTGCACGCCCAGGTTCGCGTAGTCGGCTTCCTCCTTGCCGCCGGGGGCGTGGGCCGAAACGCTGGTTAACTCGCCCGACAAGGCTCGCAGCAATTCGACATCGCGCGCGAATTGCCGCAGAACCGGCACGCGCTCTCGATTCTCGATGGCCCGTTCCATGACGATCTGTTCGGCGGCGCCGATCGGCGAATCGGCCCCCGCGGTCACGATCGCGGCCAATCGCTGCAGCCCTGCGTGCCAACGAAAGGGGATATAGGGCAGCATCACACAGCCGGTCTCGCGACGGATCATATCGAGCTCATAGCAAATGAGCATCGAATCATCGACCGGGTGCGTGAGGATCAGCGGGACGCCGGCTTGCACCAACTTGCGCAGTTGATCGGC encodes:
- a CDS encoding sodium-translocating pyrophosphatase, yielding MRSFRLLPTIAIRLVLASIALLVLGSTAMASEADLAIPDLSLGNFKIGGTEIDAWHLLFYGSFVIIGTLGISLFLRRQIKNLPAHESMLAISEIIFQTCKTYLIQQGKFLMMLFAIISVAMMYYFVGLQHKSVETALTVLAFALVGIVGSYWVAWYGIRVNTYANSRTAFASLRGEPWDVVSIPLRAGMSIGLFLISLELVMMVIILLFVDREIVGICFLGFAIGESLGASALRIAGGIFTKIADIGADLMKIVFNVKEDDPRNPGVIADCTGDNAGDSVGPTADGFETYGVTGVALISFIVLAIPVAQSDLQAKLIVWIFAMRFLMDFMSGVSYFINQTISERQYRGLKEFNFEVPLTRLIWIAATLCITTSFFMSWLLIGDLVVADKPMPTLWWQLASIISCGTLAAVLIPEFTKVFTSSHSKHVHEIVTASREGGASLTILSGMVAGYFSAFWMGLLIAGLMGGAFFVSQQGLDSIMQVALFGPDAPLVGVGSIFAFGLVAFGFLCMGPVTIAVDSYGPVTDNAQSVFELSQIESIPGIKEKIKSQFGFTPDFEGGKHYLEANDSAGNTFKATAKPVLIGTAVVGATTMIFSIILMLGKAGLLHISLTDAPVLLGFICGGAVIFWFSGASMQAVTTGAYRAVEFIKKNLDLNKTEADIEDSKTVVRICTQYAQSGMWNIFIALMSITLAFAFFDPNFFVAYLIAIAVFGLFQAISMANTGGSWDNAKKYVEVDLREKGTPLHAATVVGDTVGDPFKDTTSVALNPIIKFSTLFGLLAVEIAVEMKEAAHTKGTQDYTPVVGAVMLVIALVFVWRSFYSMRIPQKPGAKAH